From Halapricum desulfuricans, a single genomic window includes:
- a CDS encoding type II secretion system F family protein encodes MSQETSGDTEQSEFGFQQFPYVQDAPGLDEGELRETYGWFRGYYKARPQRHFDLQQRLNQARYGQSFDVYLARSAWYAVAGTATGIVLGLVVAWLLAASGAVEGLTNPLAYDGAVVYYIADHKSLFAGSTLAIVFAATFGLGAWYVRYHYPRLVVSSRRRNIDVTLPHAIVFMYALSRGGMDLLETFSVLADSEETYGEIANEAEMIVREVEFFGNDMYTALRNVRNLTPSENFERFLDDLLGVLDSGGDVTVFFEDESESYLEEARDEQQSFLEVLALLSEFFVVLFVAAPLFVIVILVVMSLLGAQTLTELTLLVYVMLPLAMVGFLVLLDTLSEPYVQPDVHFDEKDDEVESGFALLWAVVRDTLPGVAPRPSATTAMPAELQSRQGSYLAHRRRQVLRARLADPLSAFRSKPVWTVLVTLPLAVLVGAAFVAAGIAMPTWDAMLERPVPTTTWLFVVPLLVVLVPLSAFHERKRRREQYFATRFPDTLSILASANKMGVPIDDALDLASRWSSGPLSEEMVKLRNDLRWNYDTRGGLRAFADRVGVPQLSRTMTLIAEGIRSSTDVATVLSIAARDTKERFKLDRERRQELSPYIAVVVIGFLVFLLVVVLLDSAYLAPIAEAQAEPTTPTTGESELPMSMTGVPVAAYKALFLHAAVVQAIGSGVLAGKLADDDAFSGLKYSILLLVVAIAAFALI; translated from the coding sequence ATGAGCCAGGAGACCAGCGGAGATACCGAGCAGAGCGAGTTCGGCTTCCAGCAGTTCCCGTACGTCCAGGACGCACCCGGACTGGACGAGGGGGAGCTCCGTGAGACCTACGGCTGGTTCCGGGGCTACTACAAGGCCCGTCCGCAACGACATTTCGACCTCCAGCAGCGGCTCAATCAGGCCCGGTACGGCCAGAGCTTCGACGTCTATCTCGCCCGGAGCGCCTGGTATGCGGTGGCGGGCACGGCGACCGGTATCGTGCTCGGTCTCGTGGTCGCCTGGCTGCTCGCCGCGAGCGGTGCCGTCGAGGGGCTCACGAACCCCCTCGCCTACGACGGAGCTGTCGTCTACTACATCGCCGACCACAAGTCGCTGTTCGCCGGTTCGACGCTCGCGATCGTCTTCGCCGCGACATTCGGACTCGGGGCCTGGTATGTCCGATATCACTACCCGCGACTGGTTGTTTCGAGTCGCCGACGAAACATCGACGTCACTCTGCCGCACGCGATCGTCTTCATGTACGCGCTCTCGCGTGGCGGGATGGACCTGCTCGAGACCTTCAGCGTGCTCGCTGACTCCGAGGAGACCTATGGCGAGATCGCGAACGAGGCCGAGATGATCGTCCGCGAGGTGGAGTTCTTCGGCAACGACATGTATACCGCACTGCGGAACGTCCGCAACCTCACCCCGAGTGAGAACTTCGAGCGGTTCCTCGACGACCTCCTGGGCGTGCTCGATTCCGGGGGCGACGTCACGGTCTTCTTCGAGGACGAGTCCGAATCGTACCTCGAAGAGGCCCGTGACGAACAGCAGTCGTTCCTGGAAGTGCTGGCGCTGTTGAGCGAGTTCTTCGTCGTCCTGTTCGTCGCCGCGCCGCTTTTCGTCATCGTCATCCTTGTCGTGATGAGTCTGCTCGGCGCCCAGACCCTCACGGAGTTGACGCTGCTGGTCTACGTGATGCTCCCGCTTGCGATGGTCGGCTTTCTGGTCCTGCTGGATACCCTTTCGGAGCCGTACGTCCAGCCGGACGTCCACTTCGACGAGAAAGACGACGAGGTCGAGTCCGGCTTCGCGCTGCTGTGGGCGGTCGTCCGCGACACCCTCCCCGGCGTGGCTCCTAGACCGTCCGCCACGACGGCGATGCCCGCAGAACTGCAGTCCCGCCAGGGGAGCTATCTCGCCCACCGCCGACGCCAAGTGCTGCGGGCGAGGCTCGCAGATCCGCTCTCCGCGTTCCGCTCGAAACCGGTCTGGACCGTGCTCGTCACGCTCCCGCTGGCCGTGCTGGTGGGTGCAGCGTTTGTCGCAGCCGGCATCGCGATGCCCACGTGGGACGCGATGCTCGAACGACCGGTCCCGACGACGACGTGGCTGTTCGTCGTGCCGCTTCTGGTCGTGCTCGTGCCGCTGTCGGCCTTCCACGAGCGCAAGCGCCGCCGCGAGCAGTACTTCGCCACCCGGTTTCCCGACACGCTCTCGATACTGGCCAGTGCCAACAAGATGGGTGTCCCCATCGACGACGCCCTCGACCTCGCCTCACGCTGGTCCAGCGGCCCGCTGTCCGAAGAGATGGTCAAGCTCCGCAACGACCTGCGCTGGAACTACGATACGCGTGGCGGACTGCGCGCGTTCGCCGATCGGGTCGGCGTCCCACAGCTGTCCCGGACGATGACCCTGATCGCCGAGGGGATCCGGTCGAGCACCGACGTCGCGACCGTCCTGAGTATCGCCGCCAGGGATACCAAAGAGCGGTTCAAACTCGATCGCGAGCGCCGCCAGGAGTTGAGCCCCTACATCGCCGTCGTCGTGATCGGGTTCCTCGTGTTCCTGCTCGTCGTGGTGTTGCTCGACAGCGCCTACCTGGCGCCGATCGCCGAGGCACAGGCCGAGCCGACCACGCCGACGACGGGGGAGTCGGAGCTGCCCATGTCGATGACAGGTGTCCCCGTCGCGGCGTACAAGGCGCTGTTCCTGCACGCCGCGGTCGTCCAGGCCATCGGAAGCGGCGTCCTCGCCGGCAAGCTCGCCGACGACGACGCCTTTAGCGGCCTGAAATACAGCATCCTCCTGCTCGTCGTCGCTATCGCGGCGTTCGCGCTCATCTGA
- a CDS encoding type II/IV secretion system ATPase subunit, which produces MDGRESLTETGSDSTAGSDRSVVDTTHNELAVPEDLEHDIVPYEHPTVAEVLYEVRAYFSAHSEQGVESPTEEFVASQFFDFSYLDRYQELEWEWVHKPFAYVAILHDDEENEQRYHVVEPVLDDFERYVRRDLIELLRNNLMYRDFEENDREAVFRREVRTLIDEQAATIKPGTIHKLLYYLIRDFVDFGPIDSIMRDGDIEDVSCDGHDVPVFVYHRRYRDLRTNVRFDADRLDAFTFRLAQRAGKQLTISNPLVDATLPNGSRVQLTLGGDVSTRGSNFTIRKFSDIPFTPIELVDWGTFSIQQMAYFWLAIENNKSLIFAGGTGSGKTSSLNAVSFFVPPSSKVVTIEDTREIDLPHENWIQSITRGAVTAEGQGEVTMYQLLQAALRQRPEYLLVGEIRTEERVALTFFQAMSTGHTSYTTLHADSIETVLSRLQNPPLNVPAQMVQELDVVSVQEQTFIDGKRVRRTNSVTEIQSDPDDPSTIRTHEVFRRDPTSDTHEMAADSQLLQDIAVHRGWSDRDLTREFDRRQRVLEYLLDNEITGYRPVSSTIRRYSRDPDALLEAIEAGTLDRATLANGAPGPSTIDPSDLGVENLVERL; this is translated from the coding sequence ATGGATGGGAGAGAATCACTCACAGAAACGGGTAGTGACTCGACAGCCGGGTCAGACCGTTCCGTCGTGGACACCACGCACAACGAACTCGCAGTGCCGGAGGACCTCGAACACGATATCGTACCCTACGAGCACCCGACAGTCGCCGAAGTCCTGTACGAAGTAAGAGCATACTTCTCGGCTCACTCCGAGCAGGGCGTCGAGTCACCCACGGAGGAGTTTGTCGCCTCGCAGTTCTTTGATTTCAGCTATCTCGATCGCTATCAGGAACTCGAGTGGGAGTGGGTGCACAAGCCGTTCGCCTACGTCGCGATTCTGCACGACGACGAGGAAAACGAACAGCGCTATCACGTGGTCGAACCCGTGCTCGACGACTTCGAGCGATACGTTCGACGCGATCTCATCGAGTTGCTCCGGAACAACCTGATGTATCGCGACTTCGAGGAGAACGACCGCGAGGCGGTGTTTCGTCGTGAGGTGCGAACGCTCATCGACGAACAGGCCGCGACGATCAAGCCGGGGACGATCCACAAGCTCCTGTATTACCTGATCCGGGACTTCGTCGACTTCGGCCCGATCGACTCGATCATGCGCGACGGCGACATCGAGGACGTCTCCTGTGACGGCCACGACGTTCCGGTGTTCGTCTACCACCGCCGATACCGCGACCTCCGGACGAACGTGCGCTTCGACGCCGACCGACTCGACGCGTTCACCTTCCGGCTGGCCCAGCGGGCCGGCAAGCAGCTGACGATCTCGAATCCCCTGGTCGATGCGACGCTGCCCAACGGCTCGCGCGTACAGCTCACGCTGGGCGGGGACGTCAGCACTCGCGGCTCGAACTTCACGATCCGGAAGTTCTCTGACATTCCGTTCACACCGATCGAGCTCGTCGACTGGGGGACGTTCTCGATACAGCAGATGGCCTACTTCTGGCTGGCCATCGAGAACAACAAGTCGCTGATCTTCGCCGGCGGGACCGGCTCGGGCAAGACCTCCAGTCTCAACGCGGTGTCGTTTTTCGTCCCACCCTCCAGCAAGGTCGTCACGATCGAGGACACCCGCGAGATCGACCTCCCACACGAGAACTGGATCCAGAGCATCACGCGCGGTGCCGTCACCGCCGAGGGGCAGGGCGAGGTCACGATGTATCAGCTCCTGCAGGCCGCGCTCCGCCAGCGCCCCGAGTATCTGCTCGTCGGCGAGATCCGCACCGAGGAGCGGGTCGCGCTAACCTTCTTCCAGGCGATGTCGACCGGCCACACCTCGTATACGACGCTGCACGCCGATTCGATCGAGACCGTCCTCTCACGGCTGCAAAATCCGCCGCTGAACGTCCCGGCCCAGATGGTCCAGGAACTAGACGTCGTCTCCGTCCAGGAGCAAACGTTCATCGACGGCAAGCGCGTCCGCCGGACGAACTCGGTGACCGAAATCCAGTCCGATCCTGACGATCCGAGCACTATCCGGACACACGAAGTGTTCCGCCGGGACCCGACCAGTGACACCCACGAGATGGCCGCCGACTCGCAGCTCCTGCAGGACATCGCCGTCCACCGTGGCTGGAGCGATCGCGATCTCACTCGCGAGTTCGACCGCCGCCAGCGCGTCCTCGAATACCTGCTCGACAACGAGATTACCGGTTACCGTCCCGTTTCGAGTACGATCCGTCGATACTCGCGCGACCCCGACGCACTGCTCGAAGCGATCGAGGCCGGTACGCTCGATCGCGCCACCCTCGCCAACGGAGCGCCGGGCCCCTCGACGATCGACCCGAGCGATCTGGGTGTCGAGAACCTGGTGGAGCGACTATGA
- a CDS encoding deoxyuridine 5'-triphosphate nucleotidohydrolase, whose amino-acid sequence MFRSGGFVADHLGSVASEQVQPNGVDLTLDTVFKQVSPGRIGTDGKEIGEREEVAADDGVYRLPPGGYVVRYADRIRIPEGHIGFLYPRSSLLRNSCMLDTAVWDAGYEGRGEGLLEVYHDIELETGARIAQLVLAEADHEGTYDGSYHGENIE is encoded by the coding sequence ATGTTCAGAAGTGGCGGCTTCGTGGCCGACCATCTGGGGAGCGTCGCGTCCGAGCAGGTCCAGCCCAACGGGGTCGATCTCACGCTCGATACCGTCTTCAAGCAGGTCTCGCCCGGCCGGATCGGGACTGACGGCAAGGAGATCGGCGAGCGCGAGGAAGTTGCGGCTGACGACGGTGTCTACCGACTCCCGCCCGGCGGATACGTCGTGCGATACGCCGACCGTATCCGGATACCTGAGGGCCACATCGGCTTTCTGTATCCGCGATCGTCGCTGCTTCGCAACTCCTGTATGCTGGATACGGCGGTCTGGGACGCCGGCTACGAGGGCCGCGGTGAAGGGCTACTGGAGGTGTATCACGACATCGAACTCGAGACGGGCGCACGAATAGCCCAGCTCGTCCTTGCCGAGGCCGACCACGAAGGCACCTACGACGGGTCCTATCACGGCGAGAATATCGAGTAG
- a CDS encoding Ig-like domain-containing protein yields MIPNHTTQSDRPLRIDNRAVSEVIGAILVFALLFLVLALIQLNAVPAANKQVEFEHDQRVTQDIQALQDGIYQVGTTGSGATVSIETGVVYPERFFLLNPSPATGALYTTDAQPLTIHNATAVGNVGDYWNGSKQTFTTKGITYQPGYNELGNPGTLTWEHSMLYSRYDGGQLYFYDGTGFIDGRQIQLTLLDGSLSYGGLSTSVQIAPVSTRTETVTIRNTPGEDLSIDIATGLTAEEFAGVVDADRIDRIEERADGLALYLEDGEYELSIAKVRVGPTATQEPGPRYITDAAGNGTSIPENTTQRFTVVVRDEYNNPVSGVPVTTTPTNADLLGSVEPVDTSLTGSDGRTTFRYTAPADVDGNEDVRIRTSMGDGTDPGNSIDVLEQATFRLTVVDSDRSGSPSNTTDDGVSRINPGDDAVQLTDIAAPGPSSSLLNLTFQNEGNEAMTFDKIRLLFFRTDDNNVGTTLNVTSPVISDEIKAYADYTDVPDFTILDGEELTVSFEADKTAVKGDFVGLSVLFTDGTVNNYFADIP; encoded by the coding sequence ATGATTCCGAACCACACCACTCAGTCCGATCGCCCACTCCGAATCGACAACCGCGCCGTCTCCGAAGTGATCGGCGCGATCCTCGTGTTCGCACTGCTGTTTCTCGTCCTGGCGCTGATCCAGCTCAACGCCGTCCCGGCCGCAAACAAGCAGGTCGAGTTCGAACACGACCAGCGCGTCACCCAGGACATCCAGGCACTGCAGGACGGGATCTATCAGGTCGGTACGACCGGAAGCGGTGCGACCGTTTCGATCGAGACCGGCGTCGTCTATCCGGAACGGTTCTTCCTGTTGAACCCCAGTCCAGCCACCGGAGCGCTGTACACGACAGACGCACAACCGCTGACTATCCACAACGCTACCGCGGTCGGTAACGTCGGCGACTACTGGAACGGCTCGAAACAGACGTTCACGACGAAGGGGATCACCTACCAGCCGGGCTATAACGAACTCGGCAACCCGGGAACGCTCACCTGGGAGCACTCGATGTTATACTCCAGGTACGACGGCGGGCAGTTGTACTTCTACGACGGGACGGGTTTCATCGACGGGCGACAGATTCAGCTGACGCTACTCGACGGGTCGCTCTCCTACGGTGGCCTCTCGACGTCAGTCCAGATTGCCCCCGTCAGCACGCGCACCGAGACGGTGACGATCCGTAATACGCCGGGCGAAGACCTCAGTATCGACATCGCGACCGGCCTCACGGCCGAAGAGTTCGCGGGCGTAGTCGACGCCGATCGCATCGATCGGATCGAGGAACGTGCCGACGGGCTCGCGCTGTACCTCGAAGACGGCGAGTACGAGTTGAGCATCGCGAAGGTCCGCGTCGGCCCGACGGCCACTCAGGAGCCGGGCCCGAGATACATCACCGACGCCGCCGGCAACGGGACGAGCATCCCGGAGAACACGACCCAGCGGTTCACCGTCGTCGTCCGCGACGAGTACAACAACCCGGTGAGCGGCGTGCCGGTGACGACCACCCCGACCAACGCGGACCTGTTGGGATCGGTCGAACCCGTGGACACCTCTCTTACTGGTAGCGACGGCCGGACGACGTTCCGCTACACTGCCCCGGCGGACGTCGATGGCAACGAGGACGTCCGGATCAGGACATCGATGGGTGACGGCACCGATCCCGGCAATTCGATCGATGTCCTGGAGCAGGCTACGTTCCGACTGACCGTCGTCGATTCGGATCGCTCCGGCAGTCCATCGAACACGACTGACGACGGCGTGTCGAGAATCAATCCGGGTGACGACGCCGTCCAACTGACGGATATCGCCGCCCCTGGCCCGAGCAGTTCCCTCCTCAATCTGACGTTCCAAAACGAGGGCAACGAAGCGATGACGTTCGACAAGATCCGTCTCCTGTTCTTCCGGACGGACGACAACAACGTCGGGACGACACTCAATGTCACGTCGCCGGTCATCTCTGATGAGATTAAAGCGTATGCCGATTACACGGACGTTCCCGACTTTACGATCCTGGACGGCGAGGAACTCACCGTCTCCTTCGAGGCGGACAAGACAGCAGTGAAAGGCGATTTCGTCGGGCTGTCCGTGCTATTCACCGACGGAACAGTGAACAACTACTTCGCTGACATCCCGTGA